The Anaeromyxobacter sp. Fw109-5 genomic interval GGCGGGAGGCGACCTCTACGCGGCGGGGACACGGGGCGGAGCGCCGTGGCGCGTCGGCGTGCGCGATCCCCGCGGGGGACCGCTCGAGGAGCTCGCGGAGGTCGACGTCCGCGATCGGGCGTTCTCCACCAGCGGCGACTACGAGCACGCCTACGTCGTGGGCGGCAGGCGCTACCACCACCTCATCGATCCTCGCACGTGCCGTCCGGCCACCGCGTCGCGCTCCGTGACGGTGCTGGCTCGAAGCGCCGTGGACGCGGAGATCCTCGGCAAGGCGCTCTTCGTCCTCGGTGGAGCGCCGGCGCTCCGCGAGGCGGCGCGCTGGGGCGCGGAGGCGCTGGTCGTGGCCGCCGACGGGGCAGTGCTCGCGAGCCCCGGCCTCCGCGTCCTTCCCCCGGCGAAGCCCTAGGGCGTCTTCAGCCGGTCCGCCGCCGCGCGGAGGGGTACCGTCTCCGACGGCGCGTCCGCTCGGGACGCCTCGCGCGCCGGGACCGGACGAGGCTCGGCGAGGATCCGGGCGATGCTGCCGCGGCAGCACCCGCAGCACGTGCCGGCGCCGGTCGCGACGCCGATCGCTTCGACCGAGCGGGCGCCGCCGTCCCGCGCGGCGCGGATGGCTCGATCGGACACCGCACGGCAGATGCACACGATCACTCGACCATCTCCTGGGCCGCCGCGGCGGCCGAGTCCGTCCGGAGCGGGGCCTCGCGTCGAGCGCGCGCCCCGCCGCGGGCGGGAAGGAACACGGCGCCGAGCAGCGCCGCCCAGGCCAGGAGCGTCAGCTCGAGCAGCGCGAACGCGGCCACCTTCGCCGGCGCGAGCGCGGCTCCGAGGTAGCGCACCCCGAACGATGCGGCGATCCCGGCCAGCGCGGCCCCGAACGAGGTGGCCGCCAGGGCGCGGGCGACGCGCGCGGGGAGCGCGCGGGCGAACGAGACCACGTGCACGGCGGCGAAGAGCACGAGCGGGATCGCGGCGAGGTGCGGGACGGCCACCTCGAGCAGCCCGGCCAGGCTCTTGGGCGCCGCGAACCGCTCGGCGTCTCCCAGGTAGAACGCGCGGACGCCCGCGGCGCTTCCCCCGAGCTTCAGCGCGAACAGGGCCGCCGCGCTCCCGGCCTGCACGAGGAGGAAGGCCGCGAAGGCGAGCGCGGGGAGCCGGAACGGCGCCAGGCGGGGATCACGCACGCGCGTCCCTCCCCGCCCGGACTCGCTCGACGGCGACGGCGGCGAGCAGGGCCCACATCGCCGCGGTCGCGGCTGCGAAGGTCGCGACCCGGAGGCCCCCGAGGTCCGGCCGGGCGACGATCGCGAACGGCGCGAACAGGTCGGCGAGCGTCGCGCCGAAGGCGGCGCCGATCAGGATGGCGCGCACGCCGTCCAGGCGCGGCGCCACCGCCGCGAGCGAGGCGAGCATGAAGAGCACGAACCCGTAGACGAACGCGCCGACGTGGACCTCCTCCCAGAGCGCCGCCGCGGAGAGCGGCTCGCCCCCTTCGACTCCGCGGTAGAAGGCCTCCACCTCCACCGGCGAGAGGCCGCCGGCCTGCAGCCGCTGCGCCGCCAGTCCGGCGAGCGCGAGCGCCGCGAACACCAGGAAGAGGGCGACGGGGGCGCGCGCCCGCGCGGCCGGGGAAGGCTGAACGAGCCACCTCATCGCCCCACCCCCATCGCCTCGCGCAGCGCCTGCAGGAGCCAGCGGGACTCCTCCGCCACCCCGCGTGCGGTGAGCGTCGCCCCGCTGATCGGCGCGATGTCCTGGCCCACGGCGAGGCGATCGCCTCCGCCCTTCCCGCCGAACTGCGCCAGCCAGCGATCGCTCGGCCGGTACTCCGACGGCTCGAGGAAGGCGAGCACCGTGATCTTGCGGAGGCGCCCGTCGGGCTCGAAGGCGAGGGACAGCGTCTCGCGCTTCGTCCGCACGACGTGGCTGTGGATCACCGCGTAGCCGAGCACGTCCCCGGCGCGGCGAGCCGTGTAGAACGTGACGAGCCGCTCTCGCACCCGCGCGCGCGCCAGCCGCTCGATGCGGCCCACCATCTCGTCGGTCAGGATCACGTCCTTGGCCATGATCTCGTCCGCGGCGGGGAACACCGCGCGGATGGCGCCCTCCTCCTTCCCCGCCACGCCTGCCGCCGGGGAGGCGGTGGCGGGGAGGAGGAGGGCCACCGCGAGGAGCGTCGCGCGCCCAATCGAGGCTGGTCTCGCTCGGTGCATGACGCCCTCGTTCACGCTCAGAACACGTACCCGACGCCCAGGTTCACCTGCTCGGTCGTCGAGTCCGCCTCGTCCTCGCTGCGCTGGTAGTCCGCCTTCACGACCACCGTCGGGATCGGCTTGTAGGTGAGGCCGGTGGTCCAGATGGTCTGGTCGAGCGCCGGGTTCCGGGCGAGCCCCGACGGCACCTCGTCGTGGAGGTCGAGGGCCTCGTAGCGGACGAACGGGGAGAGCGAATGACCCGAGTCCGGGAGCGCGAGCGCGAGCACGTCGTACGCCACCTCGGCGTAGCCGCCGCGGGTGCGCGAGCCGAGGACGACGCCGTCGTCCTGCAGCGCCGACAGCCGCGCCGCGTCGTCGAGCCAGCCCATCGCGTAGAGCCCGCGGAGCTGGAGCCCGCGCCAGGAGAGCTGCGCGTGCGCCTCCGCGAGCGTCACGTCCGCGTCGATCTCACCCTGCGCGTCCTCCGCGCCCTGCCCCGCGCCCCCGCGGTAGAAGGCGCCCGCGACGGCGAGCGGCCCGGCGTCGTAGCCGACGCTCACGACCCCCGCGAAGCTCTCCGCGGGGGCCTCGCCGCCGCCGGTGCGCGCGCCGCGGAGCCAGCTGCCGGACGACAGGTCACCGCTCGCGCCGTTCAGGCCGATCAGCCCGTACGCCTTGTAACGGAACGGCCCCTTGGCGCCGTGCACGCCGACCCCGTTCTCGTTCCAGGTGGTCGGGATGAGGTTCCGCTCCACGGCCGGCCGGAACACGCCGTGGAAGAAGGGCGGCTCGTGCAGCTCGTTCACGAACCCCATCGGCACGAGCACGTTGCCGACCCGGAGCCCGATCGCGTCGGAGAGCAGGAAGTCGAGGTACGCGAACTCGACCGACAGCTCGCTCTGGTGCTCGAACTCGACCTCCGCGTTGAACAGGATCCTCGGCGTGAAGCGGTAGCCCGTGTAGAGGACGATCCGGTACAGGTCCGAGTCGGATGGGCGATCGTTCAGGAAGTTCCGGTAGAAGATCTCGCCGTAGCCGCCGATGGAGAGCCCCTTCGGCGCGAAGTAGACCTTCGACGCCGCGGGCCCCATCCCGCCGTAGGAGTCGTACTCCACGTCCCGCAGCCCCATCTCCAGCTTCAGGCGGCGGAGCTCCTCGGCCAGCGCCGCGACCTCGCTCTTCGTCGCGGCCTCCTCCTTCGTCGCCTCGTCCTTCTGCGGCCTGGTCGTCGCCTCCTGGGGGCGCTCCTCCCGCCCGGGGGCGGAGTCGTCGGCTCGCGCCGCGGACGCGGCGAGGGTGAGGGCCAGGGCTACTGTGATGTTGACTTTCATTCTCACGTGGGGCCCGCGCAGGGGCTCTCTCCGGTGTTCGCTGCGAGGTGCACTGCGTGCTGCGGTCAGGTGACGGTCAAGGCGAGCGCGCCTCGACCGGCTTCACGTAGATCTCGCCGGCGATCTCGGGATCGAGGGCGATGGTGGTCTCGCCGATCTCGATCACGTAGGA includes:
- a CDS encoding bacterioferritin-associated ferredoxin, with protein sequence MIVCICRAVSDRAIRAARDGGARSVEAIGVATGAGTCCGCCRGSIARILAEPRPVPAREASRADAPSETVPLRAAADRLKTP
- a CDS encoding FMN-binding protein — encoded protein: MALLLPATASPAAGVAGKEEGAIRAVFPAADEIMAKDVILTDEMVGRIERLARARVRERLVTFYTARRAGDVLGYAVIHSHVVRTKRETLSLAFEPDGRLRKITVLAFLEPSEYRPSDRWLAQFGGKGGGDRLAVGQDIAPISGATLTARGVAEESRWLLQALREAMGVGR